In a single window of the Gossypium hirsutum isolate 1008001.06 chromosome D02, Gossypium_hirsutum_v2.1, whole genome shotgun sequence genome:
- the LOC107910567 gene encoding probable WRKY transcription factor 48 (The RefSeq protein has 5 substitutions compared to this genomic sequence): MANMRFSDEIPSAFGGGGGGSIFDMAGTSCEGSGGDKWGSLGFMDLLGIHQDFVAPSLFDSFQPSILPPSSPPLPVFHHHDDDILHEPHTDSKQQHLNHQAGLLSPASTVPESSEVLNNPATPNSSSISSSSNELAANDEQTKAGNDEDKTKKPLKPQKKNPKRQREPRFAFMTKSDIDHLDDGYRWRKYGQKAVKNSPYPRSYYRCTTAGCGVKKRVERSSDDPTIVVTTYEGQHTHPCPIMPRGAIGIAPDSSAFGAPSFIIPQPMYINHQQQQQQQLQPYIYNSTPSLNITTASSNIIHPSFPGFLQEKPRFSNPNPSALSHRDHGLLQDIVPSPMRTEAKEEDQ; the protein is encoded by the exons ATGGCGAATATGAGATTTTCCGATGAGATTCCGTCAGTctttggtggtggtggtggtgggagCATCTTTGACATGGCGGGAACATCATGTGAAGGCAGTGGTGGAGATAAGTGGGGGTCATTGGGTTTCATGGATTTGCTAGGTATCCATCAAGATTTTGTTGCTCCTTCTTTATTCGATTCTTTTCAGCCTTCGATTCTTCCACCATCCTCACCTCCATTACCAGTGTTTCACCACCATGATGATGATATATTACACGAACCCCACACTGACTCTAAGCAGCAGCACCTCAATCATCAGGCTGGTCTTTTGTCGCCGGCTTCCACCGTGCCGGAATCTTCCGAGGTCTTGAACAACCCCGCGACGCCAAACTCTTCTTCCATCTCTTCTTCTTCCAATGAATTAGCTGCAAATGATGAGCAAACCAAAGCTGGGGATGATGAAGACAAGACAAAGAAACC GTTGAAACCCAAAAAGAAGAATCCAAAAAGGCAAAGGGAACCCAGATTTGCCTTCATGACCAAGAGTGATATTGATCACTTAGATGATGGCTATAGATGGAGAAAATATGGGCAAAAAGCTGTGAAAAACAGCCCTTATCCCAG GAGCTATTATCGTTGCACTACGGCAGGATGTGGGGTGAAGAAGAGAGTCGAGAGGTCGTCCGACGATCCGACCATCGTCGTCACGACGTACGAAGGCCAGCATACGCATCcatgtccgataatgcctcgagGGGCCATCGGAATCGCACCGGACTCCTCCGCTTTCGGTGCTCCATCTTTCATTATTCCTCAACCTATGTACTTAAACCATcaacagcagcagcaacaacaatTACAACCCTATATATATAACTCAACCCCTTCTTTGAACATCACCACAGCTAGCTCAAACATAATCCATCCCCCGTTCCCTGGTTTTCTTCAAGAGAAACCACGATTCAGTAACCCAAATCCTTCAGCTTTATCACATAGAGACCATGGGCTTCTTCAGGATATTGTTCCCTCACCGATGAGGACAGAAGCAAAGGAAGAAGATCAGTAG
- the LOC107908371 gene encoding Werner Syndrome-like exonuclease encodes MNDDYITISPHFNPDPYRFRTYTVTFFSTPIITTVTTTPSVVRNWLFRVLRLHSIRRHRLVVGLGVQWSPYSSLAHSAAATLQLCIGHQCLIFQLLHADTVPLSLRRFLNDPRNTFVGVWNHSDIAMLLRSEHRLSVSRVVDARHVAAERNGLSPQLSMEKLAEILLGAPDVRKPQSIGVSNWNDYRLSLEQIQYACVDAYVSFELGRVLQVWNW; translated from the coding sequence ATGAATGATGACTACATCACCATCTCGCCCCATTTCAACCCAGACCCATACAGATTCCGAACTTACACGGTAACTTTCTTCTCAACTCCCATTATCACCACAGTCACCACCACCCCATCTGTTGTCCGCAACTGGCTCTTCAGAGTCCTTCGTCTCCACAGTATCCGTCGCCACAGGCTCGTCGTCGGCCTCGGGGTTCAATGGAGCCCTTACTCTTCCCTCGCCCACTCTGCAGCAGCCACTCTTCAACTTTGCATCGGACATCAATGCCTCATCTTCCAACTCCTACATGCAGATACCGTGCCCTTATCTCTCCGTCGCTTCTTGAATGATCCTCGTAATACTTTCGTCGGAGTTTGGAACCATAGTGACATAGCTATGTTGTTGAGGTCTGAGCATAGGCTTTCAGTTTCCAGGGTGGTTGATGCTCGTCATGTTGCTGCTGAGAGAAATGGGTTGAGTCCACAGTTGTCTATGGAGAAGTTGGCTGAGATACTTTTGGGTGCTCCTGATGTTAGGAAGCCTCAAAGTATTGGGGTCAGTAATTGGAATGATTATCGGCTTTCTTTAGAGCAAATCCAGTATGCTTGTGTTGATGCTTATGTTAGTTTTGAATTGGGGAGGGTATTGCAAGTTTGGAATTGGTAG
- the LOC107908372 gene encoding peroxidase 40 precursor: protein MAKCFVLLFLCLVMVSINVANTMNETCVDDISIVLQIDLYKNSCPEAESIIYSWVENAVSQDSRMAASLLRLHFHDCFVNGCDGSVLLDDTEDFTGEKTALPNLNSLRGFEVIDAIKSELESVCPQTVSCADILATAARDSVVISGGPSWEVEMGRKDSLGASKEAATNNIPGPNSTVPMLVAKFQNVGLSFNDMIALSGAHTLGMARCSTFSSRLQGSNGPDIDLDFLQNLQQLCSQTDGNSRLARLDLVSPATFDNQYYINLLSGEGLLPSDQALVTDDYQTRQLVLSYAEDPLAFFEDFKNSMLKMGSLGVLTGTDGQIRGNCRVVN from the exons ATGGCCAAGTGTttcgttttattatttttatgtttggtaATGGTTTCCATTAATGTTGCAAACACCATGAACGAAACATGCGTCGACGACATTAGTATAGTGTTGCAGATCGACTTGTATAAAAATAGCTGCCCGGAGGCAGAGTCCATCATCTACTCTTGGGTTGAAAATGCAGTATCACAGGACTCTAGAATGGCAGCTTCGTTGCTTCGGCTTCATTTCCATGATTGCTTTGTTAAT GGTTGTGATGGCTCAGTGTTGTTGGATGATACTGAGGATTTCACCGGTGAGAAAACCGCACTGCCGAACTTGAATTCTCTGAGAGGATTTGAAGTAATCGACGCTATTAAATCGGAGCTCGAATCTGTTTGCCCTCAAACTGTTTCTTGTGCTGATATTCTTGCAACAGCTGCTAGAGACTCTGTCGTTATA TCAGGGGGTCCGAGTTGGGAAGTGGAGATGGGGAGAAAAGACAGCTTGGGTGCTAGCAAAGAAGCAGCAACAAACAATATTCCAGGTCCAAATTCAACGGTGCCAATGCTTGTTGCCAAGTTCCAAAACGTTGGACTCTCATTCAATGACATGATTGCACTTTCTG GTGCACACACGTTGGGAATGGCTCGATGTTCGACATTTAGTTCACGGCTTCAAGGCTCAAATGGTCCAGATATTGACCTTGATTTCCTTCAAAACCTGCAGCAGCTGTGCTCACAAACGGATGGGAACTCAAGGCTTGCGCGACTTGATCTGGTCAGCCCTGCGACGTTTGACAACCAGTATTACATTAACCTTCTTTCCGGAGAGGGATTGCTGCCATCTGACCAGGCGCTTGTCACTGATGATTATCAAACTAGACAGCTTGTACTATCCTATGCTGAGGACCCTTTGGCCTTCTTTGAGGACTTCAAGAATTCGATGCTGAAAATGGGAAGCTTAGGGGTGCTAACAGGGACCGATGGCCAGATTCGGGGGAATTGCCGGGTTGTTAATTAA